From Solanum lycopersicum chromosome 8, SLM_r2.1, the proteins below share one genomic window:
- the LOC109120915 gene encoding LRR receptor-like serine/threonine-protein kinase EFR translates to MVSRTMIIAILVLLMYLSVTNASNISTDEAALLAFKAQITSDPNGTLSKNWTRGTHICKWIGISCSKKHKRVTSLDLKSFGFRGSIAKEIGNLSFLNFFDIGNNSFHGQIPDEIGNLRRLNYLSLQMNNLTDQIPESLGFLTRLQVLDLSENDLFGNVPFSISNVSSLKIIDLGFNRISGNLPRGFCARLPNLQGLFLSKNQLAGQIPSELNQCTQLIYLSLSYNQLTGSLPRDMWNLTKLQELYLGWNNITGILVLSLIISS, encoded by the exons ATGGTTTCCAGGACCATGATTATAGCAATCCTAGTTTTGTTAATGTACCTCTCAGTTACGAATGCATCAAATATTTCAACTGATGAGGCTGCTCTTTTAGCTTTCAAAGCTCAAATAACTTCAGACCCTAACGGAACGTTGTCAAAAAACTGGACAAGAGGGACTCACATTTGCAAGTGGATAGGCATATCTTGCAGTAAAAAGCATAAAAGAGTGACATCATTAGACCTCAAAAGCTTTGGATTTAGAGGTTCAATAGCAAAAGAAATTGGGAACCTCTCCTTCCTTAACTTTTTTGACATTGGAAACAACAGTTTCCATGGACAAATCCCTGATGAAATCGGGAACCTGAGGCGTTTAAACTACTTGTCTTTGCAAATGAATAATCTCACTGATCAAATCCCAGAAAGCCTTGGATTTCTCACAAGGCTTCAAGTTCTTGATCTTTCTGAAAATGATTTATTTGGAAATGTTCCGTTTTCCATTTCCAATGTGTCTTCCTTAAAGATCATTGATTTGGGATTTAATCGGATTAGCGGAAATCTCCCAAGGGGATTTTGTGCTAGGCTTCCAAATCTGCAAGGTTTATTTCtctcaaaaaatcaattagCAGGACAAATCCCAAGTGAGCTGAATCAATGCACACAACTTATTTACCTTTCCCTGTCATATAATCAGCTCACAG GAAGTTTGCCAAGAGACATGTGGAATTTGACAAAGCTTCAAGAATTATATCTTGGATGGAATAACATAACAGGTATCTTGGTTCTAAGTCTAATAATTTCTAGTTGA